A genome region from Candidatus Manganitrophaceae bacterium includes the following:
- a CDS encoding ATPase codes for MQTQQDLQDKLLRLDGRGYKAYKQIKGSYTFPDYTFIIDHVQGDPFAAPSRVRIQIPQSIASFPEQLYRSRSRRTALADFITRQFDRQAREKSRRRGTGNSGIISIDRPGQEVLERTSAFVNDQQVELRCFVGLPAQGRGISGHQAVEVLCEDLPVLVERTLKFHRLDRAAIQTIVETVEDADAIRAELQDRKLIAFVADGALLPRSSGIDSRPLSAEAVLFQSPAAFRVIFHRPNLGPIHGMGIPHGVTLIVGGGYHGKSTLLRAIERGVYNHIPGDGREFVITDPDAVKIRAEDGRRVVGVDISPFINNLPQKRSTTAFSTENASGSTSQAANIIEALEMKAKCLLIDEDTTATNFMIRDHRMQELIAKEREPITPFIDKVRQLYTDHGISTVLVIGGSGDYFETADTVIALENFRPQDVTERAREIARKYADERTREGGPSFGNIRHRIPLPHSLDPRRGSRGIRLKAPDAETIAFGSERIDLSSVEQIVEKSQVRAIAHAMAYAKSHYVNGHRTLLDIVELIMEDIQEKGLDRVASAPYGDLVRFRRFEWAAAVNRLRTLAIR; via the coding sequence ATACAAACACAACAGGACCTTCAGGACAAATTGCTCCGTTTAGACGGGCGGGGGTATAAGGCTTATAAACAAATCAAAGGAAGCTATACCTTCCCTGACTATACCTTCATCATTGATCACGTCCAGGGGGACCCCTTTGCAGCGCCCAGCCGGGTTCGGATTCAAATCCCGCAATCGATCGCCAGTTTTCCGGAACAACTCTATCGAAGCCGGAGCAGAAGGACGGCCCTGGCAGACTTCATCACCCGCCAGTTTGACCGGCAGGCACGGGAAAAAAGCCGACGCAGGGGAACCGGTAACAGCGGGATCATCTCCATTGACCGACCGGGGCAGGAGGTTCTCGAACGGACATCGGCCTTTGTGAATGATCAGCAGGTCGAGTTACGATGCTTCGTTGGCCTTCCGGCCCAAGGCCGGGGCATTTCGGGCCATCAAGCCGTCGAAGTGCTCTGTGAAGACCTTCCGGTCCTTGTCGAAAGAACCCTCAAGTTTCATCGACTAGACCGTGCCGCCATCCAGACTATTGTTGAAACGGTCGAAGATGCCGATGCCATCCGTGCGGAATTACAAGACCGGAAACTCATCGCCTTTGTGGCCGATGGCGCTCTCCTTCCCAGATCAAGCGGTATCGACTCCCGTCCCCTGTCAGCAGAGGCCGTTCTCTTTCAATCTCCCGCCGCCTTCCGAGTGATCTTTCACCGCCCCAATCTCGGACCGATTCATGGCATGGGGATCCCACACGGGGTGACCCTGATTGTCGGCGGTGGATACCATGGAAAATCTACCCTCCTGAGAGCAATCGAGCGGGGCGTCTACAATCATATCCCGGGGGACGGGCGGGAATTTGTCATCACAGATCCCGACGCGGTCAAGATCCGTGCAGAAGACGGAAGGCGCGTGGTCGGGGTCGATATCTCCCCTTTCATCAACAACCTTCCCCAAAAACGCTCCACAACGGCATTCTCGACAGAAAATGCCAGTGGAAGTACCTCCCAGGCGGCCAACATCATTGAGGCCCTGGAGATGAAGGCAAAATGCCTTCTGATTGATGAGGATACGACCGCGACAAATTTCATGATCCGGGATCACCGCATGCAAGAATTGATCGCGAAAGAGCGAGAACCCATCACCCCATTTATTGACAAGGTCCGCCAGCTCTATACCGACCACGGCATTTCCACCGTCTTGGTCATCGGTGGAAGCGGCGATTATTTTGAAACCGCCGACACGGTCATCGCCCTGGAGAATTTCCGTCCCCAGGATGTGACCGAGCGAGCGCGGGAGATTGCCAGGAAGTATGCCGACGAAAGAACGCGCGAAGGGGGCCCCTCTTTCGGGAATATCCGTCATCGGATTCCCTTACCGCACAGCCTCGATCCCAGAAGAGGATCGCGTGGAATCCGCCTAAAGGCCCCTGACGCCGAGACCATCGCCTTCGGCTCGGAACGAATCGACTTGTCCTCGGTAGAACAGATTGTCGAAAAGAGCCAGGTCCGGGCAATCGCCCATGCCATGGCCTATGCCAAATCACACTACGTCAACGGACACCGGACACTGTTGGATATCGTGGAACTGATCATGGAAGACATTCAGGAGAAAGGCCTGGACCGCGTGGCATCGGCCCCCTACGGGGACCTGGTCCGTTTTCGAAGATTTGAATGGGCTGCCGCGGTGAACAGGCTACGCACTTTGGCAATCAGATAA
- the hemE gene encoding uroporphyrinogen decarboxylase yields MKGDPTNDRFLKACRREPVDATPVWFMRQAGRYMKAFRDIRAKHSLLTVCKTPELAAEVTMQPIERFNFDAAIIFADILLPLEPMGLNLEFVKGEGPVIYNPIRDKAGVEALRPVTPEEDLGYVMEALRTVRKELKVPLIGFAGAPFTLASYMIEGSSSRNYLLAKTMMYSEPDLWDVLMKKLTRVLIDYLSAQVAAGAQVLQIFDSWIGALSPEDYRHSVFPHMRQLFSELKKLEVPLIHFGTGTSMLLELQKEAGGDVIGLDWRINLDEGWRRLGNDVAVQGNLDPVLLFSPIPEIEKRVDDILRRAGNRPGHIFNLGHGILPETPIEHVEAVIEMVHEKSAKILSSGT; encoded by the coding sequence TTGAAAGGAGATCCCACGAACGATCGATTCTTAAAGGCCTGCCGGCGTGAGCCGGTGGACGCAACGCCGGTGTGGTTCATGCGCCAGGCGGGCCGTTATATGAAGGCCTTCCGGGACATTCGGGCGAAGCATTCCCTTCTCACCGTCTGCAAGACCCCGGAACTGGCCGCGGAAGTGACGATGCAACCGATTGAGCGTTTCAATTTCGATGCCGCCATTATTTTTGCCGATATCCTTCTGCCGCTTGAGCCGATGGGCCTCAATCTGGAGTTTGTGAAAGGAGAAGGTCCTGTCATTTATAATCCGATCCGGGATAAGGCGGGGGTGGAGGCGCTTCGGCCTGTGACGCCTGAGGAGGATCTTGGTTATGTGATGGAGGCGCTCCGGACGGTTCGGAAGGAATTAAAGGTTCCCTTGATTGGTTTTGCGGGTGCTCCCTTTACACTGGCCAGTTATATGATTGAAGGAAGTTCCTCACGGAACTACCTTCTTGCCAAGACGATGATGTACAGTGAGCCCGATCTCTGGGATGTTCTCATGAAAAAACTGACCCGGGTTCTTATTGATTATCTCTCTGCCCAGGTTGCCGCCGGGGCGCAGGTTCTTCAGATCTTTGATAGCTGGATCGGCGCCCTCTCGCCCGAAGATTATCGGCACAGTGTTTTTCCCCATATGAGGCAACTTTTTTCAGAATTGAAAAAACTGGAGGTGCCTCTCATTCATTTCGGGACAGGGACCTCGATGCTCCTTGAATTACAAAAGGAAGCGGGGGGAGACGTAATCGGTTTGGATTGGCGGATCAACCTGGATGAAGGATGGCGGCGGTTGGGAAACGATGTTGCGGTCCAGGGAAATCTCGACCCGGTGCTTCTCTTCAGTCCGATCCCCGAAATCGAAAAACGGGTTGACGATATTCTTCGCCGTGCAGGAAACCGCCCCGGCCACATCTTCAACCTGGGCCACGGCATCCTCCCGGAGACCCCCATAGAACATGTCGAGGCCGTAATAGAAATGGTCCACGAAAAAAGCGCAAAAATCCTAAGCAGCGGTACTTGA
- a CDS encoding ferrochelatase, with the protein MEKKMGEMSPSRVGVLLMAHGSPNALSDIEPFLTHIMKDRKPSPEVMAEIKERYRLIGGKSPLLEITQQQAKGLEALLNEGVGHRFKVYIGMRHWDPFIKDTVKEIISDRADLLIAVSLAPQYSKLSVGAYIQTLKQALSESGSQLPMVPVQSWCDQPLLLDAFAGKLKEALDAYSEETRPSVQLLFTAHSLPEHILKEGDPYPDEVGATVSGIVARLSPNLPKKPWSFAYQSKGLRPGKWLGPEVEAVIYEMAEKKEKHLLVVPIGFVSDHVEILYDIDILYKETAAKAGIALRRTRSLNTHPLFIRALAEVVFSHTQ; encoded by the coding sequence ATGGAGAAAAAGATGGGTGAGATGAGCCCTTCCAGGGTGGGGGTGCTTTTGATGGCCCATGGCAGTCCAAATGCACTCTCCGACATCGAGCCCTTCCTCACCCACATCATGAAAGACCGGAAACCCTCTCCCGAAGTGATGGCAGAAATCAAGGAACGGTATCGCCTGATCGGCGGGAAATCTCCTCTCCTGGAAATTACGCAGCAGCAGGCGAAAGGGCTTGAAGCCTTGCTTAATGAGGGAGTTGGCCACCGATTCAAAGTCTACATCGGCATGCGGCACTGGGACCCTTTTATCAAAGACACGGTAAAGGAAATCATCTCGGACAGGGCCGACCTTCTGATTGCCGTGAGCCTTGCCCCGCAATATTCGAAACTGAGTGTTGGCGCGTATATCCAAACACTGAAGCAGGCACTCTCAGAATCCGGAAGCCAACTCCCAATGGTGCCTGTTCAAAGCTGGTGCGACCAGCCTCTCCTACTTGATGCCTTTGCGGGAAAATTGAAAGAGGCCCTTGATGCTTACTCAGAAGAGACCCGCCCTTCTGTTCAGCTTCTTTTCACGGCCCATTCTCTTCCGGAGCATATCCTGAAGGAGGGCGATCCTTATCCTGATGAGGTAGGGGCGACGGTTTCCGGGATTGTCGCGCGGCTCTCTCCAAACCTTCCCAAGAAGCCTTGGAGCTTTGCCTATCAAAGTAAGGGATTGCGTCCGGGGAAGTGGCTCGGGCCGGAGGTGGAGGCCGTCATTTATGAGATGGCCGAAAAAAAAGAAAAGCATCTTCTCGTTGTCCCGATCGGATTTGTCTCCGATCATGTCGAGATCCTTTATGACATTGACATCCTTTATAAAGAAACAGCCGCAAAGGCAGGGATAGCACTGCGGCGCACCCGATCCTTGAACACCCATCCCCTCTTTATCCGTGCGCTTGCCGAGGTGGTCTTTTCCCATACCCAATGA
- a CDS encoding MFS transporter, with translation MQKTDRALIFGPGDVNAFFGLVIDNMTQLVIMATILTKVFEFPRELVYYRMIPGSAIGVFAGDLVYTIMAIRLARKTGRRDVTAMPLGIDTPSLFTFLFGVIGPAYLLTKDPVLAWKISTAVVVVVGLVKTGGSFLGPLLQRAVPRAGLLGPIAGVALLLIAFLPLIKIFHNPLVGFISLIVILTCIIGKVPFPFRIPAVFGAALLGTLIYYITGNLFGDAASLPSLSQSFQGIQFTFPYPTLDFLEGIPYTLAYLPLTIPFAIVVIIGGIDVSESAAAAGDHYDTRSILLTSGLSTLLTGLCGGVVQTTPYIGHPAYKEMGGRAGYTLWTALFIGLGGIFGYLGIMVDLIPEAALAPILIFIGLEITSQAFSETPKKHYKAVAFAFLPAVAALLLIELNALLNHLGKSPADLHGEMAVTFNMIVLVANGFIISSLLWGSSLSMIIDHKLRRAGIFFGIAGVLSLFGIIHSPFVDGRLFFPWQVDTTIPFLLSAGYLGMTLFLYVMDQIQKKGKSSLL, from the coding sequence ATGCAAAAAACAGATCGCGCACTCATCTTCGGACCGGGAGATGTCAACGCCTTCTTTGGCCTCGTCATCGACAATATGACCCAACTGGTCATCATGGCAACGATTCTGACCAAGGTCTTTGAGTTTCCCAGAGAACTCGTCTATTACAGAATGATCCCCGGCTCCGCAATCGGCGTCTTTGCCGGAGACCTGGTCTACACCATCATGGCCATTCGCCTGGCACGAAAAACCGGCCGTCGGGATGTCACGGCGATGCCGCTCGGAATCGATACCCCCTCTCTCTTCACCTTTTTATTCGGGGTCATCGGCCCCGCTTATTTATTAACAAAAGATCCCGTCCTGGCCTGGAAAATCTCAACGGCCGTCGTCGTCGTCGTCGGTCTCGTGAAGACAGGAGGGTCCTTCCTCGGCCCCCTCCTTCAGCGGGCAGTCCCCCGTGCGGGACTTTTAGGGCCAATCGCCGGCGTGGCTCTCCTCCTGATCGCCTTTCTTCCCCTGATCAAGATCTTCCACAACCCCCTGGTCGGGTTTATCTCTCTTATTGTAATATTGACCTGTATCATCGGAAAGGTTCCTTTTCCTTTTCGTATCCCGGCCGTGTTTGGCGCGGCCCTTCTCGGCACACTCATCTACTACATCACAGGAAATCTTTTCGGAGATGCCGCCTCCCTTCCCTCTCTCTCCCAATCCTTTCAGGGGATACAGTTTACCTTTCCCTATCCGACGCTTGATTTTCTAGAAGGGATTCCCTACACACTGGCTTACCTTCCGCTCACCATTCCCTTTGCCATCGTGGTCATCATCGGGGGGATCGATGTCTCCGAAAGCGCGGCCGCCGCCGGAGACCACTACGACACGCGGTCTATCCTGCTCACCAGCGGACTCTCGACCCTCCTGACAGGGCTCTGCGGCGGCGTCGTCCAGACAACCCCGTACATCGGGCATCCTGCCTACAAGGAGATGGGAGGACGCGCCGGTTATACCCTCTGGACCGCCCTATTTATCGGCCTGGGAGGAATCTTCGGGTATCTCGGCATCATGGTTGATCTGATCCCTGAAGCAGCCCTGGCACCCATCCTGATCTTTATCGGCCTCGAAATTACGTCCCAGGCCTTTTCGGAAACCCCGAAAAAGCACTATAAGGCCGTGGCCTTCGCCTTCCTCCCTGCCGTGGCCGCCCTGTTATTGATCGAACTCAATGCCCTTCTGAACCACCTTGGAAAAAGCCCCGCAGATCTCCATGGCGAGATGGCCGTCACCTTCAACATGATCGTTCTGGTGGCCAATGGTTTTATCATTTCTTCGCTTCTGTGGGGATCAAGCCTGTCCATGATCATTGATCACAAACTCAGGAGAGCTGGAATATTCTTTGGCATTGCCGGTGTCCTCAGCCTCTTCGGAATCATCCATTCTCCCTTCGTGGACGGTCGGCTCTTCTTCCCCTGGCAGGTCGATACAACAATTCCTTTCCTACTCAGCGCAGGCTATTTGGGAATGACACTTTTTCTATATGTGATGGACCAGATTCAAAAGAAGGGAAAATCGTCGTTACTTTGA
- a CDS encoding N-acetylmuramoyl-L-alanine amidase: protein MRRFIPYILFLVVLSASFTFAADGRHSVVEAGPCCVAMRAVFSEPERITPSVQPAVFDSRIHSPQIQAIADAPAFVVNIRHAPHPDHTRIVIDLSRPLLYGLAWVSETTLAVDLSPAVLGVTLQEKRILSIQDKFLKKIEIKKGKRNEIILLIDFKSSGEYKVFTLPNPDRLVIDVFLPKPEDGVVADLKRGDSTILIQPPFEIKTIVIDPGHGGKDPGASSRRGLREKDIVLDVALRLKTLLQRELKKKVIMTRSEDVFVSLKDRTELANRKKADLFISIHVNAAPKQHVKGIEIYLLGRATDEGAIATAARENATSEAAALNFQELILNDLERDFTSNASLELAHHTQEALIKHLIPRYPTTALGVKQAPFFVLAHTDMPAILAEISFLSNKIEEKRLRTKRYRQQVAEALYKGIKAYIQSLKTGF, encoded by the coding sequence ATGAGAAGATTTATCCCTTATATCCTTTTTCTGGTTGTTCTCTCCGCCTCGTTTACATTTGCAGCGGATGGACGCCATTCTGTCGTGGAGGCGGGTCCCTGTTGCGTAGCGATGAGAGCTGTCTTTTCGGAACCTGAGCGGATCACCCCATCAGTACAGCCGGCGGTGTTTGATTCCCGGATTCATTCCCCGCAGATTCAAGCGATTGCCGATGCCCCTGCCTTTGTGGTGAATATACGCCACGCGCCGCATCCGGATCATACGCGGATCGTCATTGATCTGAGCCGCCCGCTTTTATACGGCTTGGCATGGGTTTCGGAAACGACTCTTGCCGTTGATCTCTCGCCTGCAGTACTGGGGGTGACCCTTCAGGAAAAACGGATCTTATCCATCCAGGACAAGTTTCTGAAAAAAATTGAGATCAAAAAAGGGAAGCGGAATGAGATTATCCTGTTGATTGACTTTAAGTCTTCCGGTGAATACAAGGTCTTCACGCTTCCGAATCCAGACCGACTGGTGATTGATGTTTTTCTCCCCAAGCCTGAAGACGGCGTAGTGGCTGACCTTAAGCGCGGGGACTCAACAATTCTCATCCAGCCTCCCTTTGAGATCAAGACGATTGTCATCGATCCGGGACATGGGGGAAAAGATCCGGGTGCCTCGAGCCGACGCGGCCTGAGGGAGAAGGACATTGTCCTTGATGTCGCGCTCCGATTGAAGACGCTCTTGCAAAGAGAGCTCAAGAAAAAGGTTATCATGACGCGGAGTGAAGATGTCTTTGTTTCTTTGAAGGATCGGACGGAACTGGCCAATCGGAAAAAGGCGGACCTCTTTATCTCGATCCATGTTAATGCCGCTCCGAAGCAGCACGTGAAAGGGATTGAGATCTATCTCTTAGGCCGTGCGACAGATGAAGGCGCGATTGCGACGGCGGCGCGTGAAAATGCGACCTCTGAAGCAGCAGCGCTCAATTTTCAGGAACTCATTCTAAATGATCTTGAACGGGATTTTACCTCAAATGCATCACTTGAACTGGCGCACCATACGCAAGAAGCCTTGATCAAACACCTGATTCCCAGATATCCGACAACCGCCCTGGGTGTCAAACAGGCCCCCTTCTTTGTCCTCGCCCATACCGATATGCCGGCGATCCTGGCTGAGATCTCCTTCCTGAGCAACAAAATCGAAGAAAAACGGCTCCGGACAAAACGCTACCGGCAACAGGTTGCCGAAGCACTTTATAAAGGGATCAAAGCCTATATCCAGTCCCTGAAAACCGGATTCTGA
- the truA gene encoding tRNA pseudouridine(38-40) synthase TruA, producing the protein MSIIKLMMAYDGMNYHGWQKQPNLKTIQGSLEAGLQKITGNSTPVYGAGRTDAGVHAFGQVAHFESTAPYATVNWVRALNSVLPQDIVIHTAEEVPDSFHARFSAKRKTYTYYIHNGQRRSPHQRRASWFVSTRLNLHKMRAASRILLGEHDFTSFAAKNGEVKDCRLILEEIHIQKRGDQITTTLKAHRFLKYMVRNIVGFLVGVGRGRFSVDEVTTVLRSMDRGMAGLTAPPQGLFLVQVEY; encoded by the coding sequence ATGTCCATTATCAAACTCATGATGGCCTATGATGGGATGAATTATCATGGCTGGCAGAAGCAGCCGAATCTAAAGACCATTCAGGGAAGCCTGGAGGCGGGTCTTCAAAAGATCACAGGGAACTCAACGCCGGTATATGGCGCCGGAAGGACAGACGCCGGGGTTCACGCCTTTGGCCAGGTCGCCCATTTCGAATCGACAGCCCCTTATGCCACAGTGAACTGGGTCCGTGCCCTTAATTCCGTCCTTCCGCAAGACATTGTCATTCATACTGCCGAGGAAGTTCCTGATTCGTTTCACGCGAGATTTTCGGCAAAAAGAAAAACCTATACCTACTACATTCACAATGGACAGAGGCGTTCTCCTCATCAACGCCGAGCGTCCTGGTTTGTCTCCACCCGTTTAAACCTCCATAAAATGCGCGCCGCTTCCAGGATCTTGTTGGGGGAACATGATTTTACCTCCTTTGCGGCTAAAAATGGGGAGGTGAAAGACTGCCGCCTTATTCTGGAGGAGATTCATATTCAAAAGCGGGGAGACCAGATCACGACGACCCTGAAAGCACACCGTTTCCTGAAATACATGGTTCGGAATATTGTCGGTTTTCTGGTCGGGGTGGGTAGGGGGCGGTTTTCTGTTGATGAGGTCACGACGGTCTTAAGATCCATGGACCGGGGAATGGCGGGCCTGACCGCCCCTCCACAGGGACTCTTCCTGGTTCAGGTAGAATATTAG
- a CDS encoding radical SAM protein has protein sequence MKQPFRIVLIKPSHYDDNGYVIRWQLSSIPSNSLACLYAITEKVYASGDLGDNVEIIIDVYDETNQKIPVKKILKQFRSPHAKGVICMVGVQTNQFPRAVDLSHQFMKEKLPVLIGGFHVSGCLSMLEKIPDDLNSAMSEGITLVAGEVEETWGGILKDVIQDKLKPLYDFLSDLPSLQEQAAPILPEKVVSRYVGGLTTFDAGRGCPFACSFCTIINVQGQKSRFRTADDVEEIVRKNWENGIRRYFVTDDDFARNRSWESILDRLIYLRENEGIKISMILQVDTACHRLPRFIEKAGRAGCHKVFIGLENINPEALKSTGKKQNHVEEYRVMLLDWRRQGVLVTAGYIIGFPNDTYESVMSDIEIIKKELPIDLLEFFMLTPLPGSEDHQTLVKEGVWLEPDMNKYDLEHPCVKHPKMSEMEWYRTYRAAWDSYYSEENVELLLRRRWADGNSMRRLTEQVMWFYGSILYESIHPLQSGILRRIDRFERRPGLPIENIFKFNLQRFVSIISTVSGLLRLHFKLNRIKKRVECNPSGKSYQDTATEPIKKGKVISKVLSSDLKVLS, from the coding sequence TTGAAGCAGCCCTTCCGAATTGTTCTGATTAAGCCCTCCCACTATGATGATAACGGCTATGTGATCCGCTGGCAGCTTTCATCTATTCCGAGCAATAGTCTTGCCTGCCTTTATGCGATTACGGAAAAGGTTTATGCCTCGGGAGACTTGGGCGACAATGTCGAAATCATCATTGATGTCTATGATGAGACCAACCAGAAGATTCCGGTTAAAAAAATCCTGAAGCAGTTCCGTTCACCCCATGCAAAGGGTGTGATCTGTATGGTGGGTGTACAGACAAATCAGTTTCCTCGGGCGGTGGATCTTTCACATCAATTTATGAAAGAAAAGCTGCCTGTCCTCATTGGCGGTTTTCATGTGAGTGGGTGTCTCTCCATGCTTGAGAAGATACCAGACGATCTGAACTCGGCAATGTCGGAGGGGATTACCCTGGTGGCTGGGGAGGTTGAAGAGACCTGGGGCGGTATTCTGAAGGATGTTATTCAGGATAAGCTCAAGCCCCTCTATGATTTTTTATCGGATCTTCCGAGTCTTCAGGAGCAGGCCGCGCCGATTCTCCCGGAAAAGGTGGTGTCGCGTTATGTCGGCGGATTGACCACTTTTGATGCCGGTCGCGGTTGTCCTTTTGCCTGTAGTTTCTGCACGATTATTAATGTGCAGGGTCAGAAGTCACGTTTTCGAACCGCAGACGACGTCGAAGAGATTGTCCGGAAAAACTGGGAAAACGGGATCAGGCGTTATTTTGTGACGGACGATGATTTTGCCCGAAACCGGAGCTGGGAATCAATCCTGGATCGGCTTATCTATCTCCGTGAAAATGAGGGGATCAAAATTTCCATGATTCTACAGGTCGATACGGCCTGTCACCGGCTTCCGCGATTTATTGAAAAAGCGGGCAGGGCGGGTTGCCATAAGGTTTTCATCGGATTGGAGAACATCAATCCGGAGGCATTGAAAAGTACTGGTAAAAAGCAGAATCATGTTGAAGAATATCGTGTCATGCTGCTGGATTGGCGTCGTCAGGGTGTTTTGGTGACGGCGGGATATATCATCGGGTTCCCGAACGATACCTATGAATCGGTAATGTCCGATATCGAAATCATAAAAAAAGAATTGCCGATTGATCTGCTCGAATTTTTTATGCTGACCCCGCTTCCCGGTTCTGAAGATCATCAAACGCTGGTCAAAGAAGGGGTCTGGCTGGAGCCGGATATGAATAAATACGACCTGGAGCATCCTTGTGTCAAACATCCAAAGATGTCAGAAATGGAGTGGTATCGGACCTACAGGGCGGCGTGGGATTCCTACTATTCAGAGGAGAATGTCGAGCTGCTTCTGCGCCGGCGATGGGCTGATGGCAACAGTATGCGACGGCTCACAGAGCAGGTAATGTGGTTTTACGGCTCAATCCTCTACGAATCCATCCACCCTCTTCAGTCAGGGATTCTAAGAAGAATTGATCGCTTTGAGAGAAGGCCCGGTCTTCCGATTGAAAACATCTTTAAATTCAACCTTCAGCGTTTTGTGAGCATTATTTCGACCGTAAGTGGCCTCTTGCGGCTACATTTTAAATTGAACAGAATCAAAAAGCGGGTTGAATGCAATCCAAGCGGGAAATCCTATCAGGATACCGCAACCGAGCCGATAAAAAAGGGCAAGGTTATCTCAAAGGTATTGTCATCTGATTTGAAGGTACTCAGTTGA
- the msrB gene encoding peptide-methionine (R)-S-oxide reductase MsrB — protein sequence MFFTIPLSRGSAWIGERSFSRTAKDDQEDKVENTPEYEKPPEEVLKENLTSLQYRVTQEDGTEGAFKNTYWDNKQEGIYVDVVSGEALFSSRDKFDSQTGWPSFIKTIAPEVVLEKKDASLFMTRTEVRSRKADSHLGHLFDDGPEPTGQRYCINSASLRFIPKEDLVKEGYEEYVSLFESA from the coding sequence ATCTTTTTCACGATTCCTTTGAGTAGAGGGTCGGCTTGGATCGGGGAGAGATCATTCTCAAGAACGGCTAAGGACGATCAGGAGGACAAAGTGGAAAATACACCAGAATACGAGAAACCTCCTGAGGAGGTTTTGAAAGAAAACCTGACTTCCCTTCAATACCGGGTGACGCAGGAGGATGGGACGGAGGGGGCGTTTAAGAATACCTATTGGGATAATAAACAAGAGGGTATTTATGTGGACGTCGTCTCTGGCGAAGCGCTTTTCAGCTCACGTGACAAGTTTGATTCTCAGACCGGATGGCCCAGTTTCATAAAAACCATCGCGCCCGAGGTCGTACTCGAAAAGAAAGACGCCAGTCTCTTCATGACCCGGACCGAGGTGCGAAGCCGTAAGGCCGATTCCCATCTCGGGCACCTCTTTGATGACGGCCCGGAACCGACCGGCCAGAGATACTGCATCAACTCGGCTTCATTGAGGTTTATCCCGAAAGAAGATCTCGTCAAAGAGGGATACGAAGAATATGTTTCCCTTTTTGAGTCGGCATAG
- a CDS encoding prolipoprotein diacylglyceryl transferase: protein MPYPNIDPIFVRIGPLAFRWYGLMYALSFITAIYMIRVIAIKKKLKITQDEISDLILWIATGVILGGRLGYVFFYHPAFYISNPLKILAVWEGGMSFHGGMIGVTVAGLLFCKTHRFSFYDVADVAVVSGPIGLGLGRMGNFINGELFGRATDVPWCMVFPQGGEACRHPSQLYQAGLEGIALFAILFFLSGRNVAKGVIFWSLILFYGLFRFLVEFAREPDAHLGLLFGTFSMGQILSAPMFILGGVMVWHQCTKAKTLKISD, encoded by the coding sequence ATCCCCTATCCAAATATTGATCCGATTTTTGTCCGCATCGGACCGCTGGCCTTCCGGTGGTACGGCCTGATGTATGCGCTTTCCTTCATCACCGCCATTTATATGATCCGAGTCATCGCGATCAAAAAAAAATTAAAGATCACTCAGGATGAAATCTCAGACCTGATCCTCTGGATCGCCACCGGGGTCATCCTGGGCGGGCGTTTAGGATATGTCTTTTTTTACCACCCGGCTTTTTATATCAGCAATCCTTTAAAAATTCTGGCCGTATGGGAAGGGGGAATGTCCTTTCATGGCGGGATGATCGGTGTGACGGTCGCCGGCCTCCTCTTCTGTAAGACCCATCGATTTTCATTCTACGACGTGGCCGATGTCGCCGTCGTCAGCGGACCGATTGGACTCGGGCTGGGAAGAATGGGGAACTTCATTAATGGCGAACTCTTCGGAAGGGCCACCGATGTTCCCTGGTGTATGGTTTTCCCTCAAGGGGGCGAGGCCTGTCGCCATCCCTCTCAGCTTTATCAGGCCGGTCTAGAAGGGATCGCCCTCTTTGCAATTCTCTTTTTTCTTTCGGGGCGAAATGTCGCGAAGGGCGTAATCTTCTGGTCCCTGATCTTGTTCTACGGGCTGTTCCGCTTCCTGGTTGAATTCGCCAGAGAACCTGACGCCCACCTAGGTCTACTCTTCGGCACCTTTTCAATGGGTCAGATTCTCAGCGCCCCGATGTTCATCTTGGGAGGGGTCATGGTCTGGCACCAATGCACCAAGGCAAAGACACTCAAGATCAGCGATTGA
- a CDS encoding cupin, with amino-acid sequence MSHPSYQETTPEGIDLIRWPHKHPLPEAEVIAFFESRGITPKHWSNTPFETYPEHTQTTQKTLFCIEGEITFSFPDLNKKFTLHFGDRFIVPAGLRHSALVGPKGVVCIEGRRDTA; translated from the coding sequence ATGTCCCACCCTTCGTATCAAGAAACCACCCCGGAGGGGATCGATCTGATCCGCTGGCCACATAAGCACCCTCTCCCCGAGGCGGAAGTAATCGCCTTTTTTGAAAGTCGCGGGATCACGCCGAAGCACTGGTCCAATACGCCTTTTGAAACCTATCCGGAGCACACTCAGACAACCCAAAAAACCTTGTTCTGCATTGAGGGAGAAATTACCTTTTCCTTTCCCGATCTCAATAAAAAGTTCACACTCCATTTCGGTGACCGCTTTATTGTCCCCGCCGGCCTTCGTCATAGCGCCCTCGTCGGTCCCAAGGGCGTGGTCTGCATTGAGGGGAGAAGAGACACCGCATGA